Sequence from the Gammaproteobacteria bacterium genome:
GGCGCAGAAGGATTTCCGCATGGCGGCAACCATGGCGCTGTCGGCGCTGGGCGTGCTGATCCTGCTGCCGTTTTCACTGAACAATTTCATGCAGGGCCGGATCGGTCTCGGTTTTGGCTCCTTGTTCATCGTCGCGATCCTCGGCTACAACGCCTGGAGCATTCGCCGCGGCAGGTTTCCCGTCCGCCTGACGCTGTTCGGCCTGGTGCCGATCGTGGTGGTCTATCTTTTCTTCTCCATCAGCACACAGGGCGTCATTGGCGTGCTGTGGTGCTATCCCGCGATTTTCTCGTTCTACATGATGTTGCCGGAGCGCCATGCCTGGTTTGCCAATGCCTTGCTGGTCATCATGGCCGTGCCGACCGCAGGGCAGGTGCTGGATGAAAGCCTGGTCGTGCGCGTGGCGGCCACGCTGTTCGCGGCCAGCCTGTTTGCCATCATCTTCCTGCGGGTGATCGCCAGCCAGCAGAAGAAGCTGCATGACATTGCAGTGACCGATTCACTGACTGGCCTGTACAACCGCGCACTGTTGCAGGACGACCTGGCCCGGGCCATCGAGCAACATCGGCGCACCAGCGTGCCGATGGCCTTGCTGGCGCTGGATCTCGACCACTTCAAGAGCATCAACGATCGATTCGGTCATGACGCCGGCGACAAGGTGCTGGTCGGCACGGCGACGTTGCTGAAGCAGCGCTTGCGCAGCAGCGATCGCATCTACCGTACCGGTGGCGAGGAGTTCCTGATCCTGCTGCACGACACCAACACCCAGCAGGCCGGCAGCGTTGCCGAGGAACTGCGGCTGGCGGTCAGCAACGCGCAGTTGCTGGACCAGCACACCGTGACCACCAGCATCGGGGTTGCCATGCGCCAGGCAGACGAGCTCTGGACGGACTGGTTGCGGCGTGCCGATGCCCGGCTTTACGAGGCCAAGGAAGCGGGCAGGAATTGCGTCGCCGGCTGAGGGTGGCTTGGCTGCCGGCGCAACCGCTGGCATGCTCGAACCGGAACGCCAGGCGGGGACCACATGACGCATCCTGATACCGATACATTGCCGTTCGTGGCGCCGTGCCGCCGTCTCGACCTGCGCGCGCCACTCGCGTGGTTGCAGCTTGGCTGGCGGGACTTCCGCAACAGCGAGGGCCGCAGTGCCGCTTTCGGCATTGCGATGGTGCTCGTCAGCTGGATGGTCAGCGGACTGGCCTGGTATTTCGGCAACCTCGGTCTGCTGCTGGGCATGATGTCCGGCTTCGTCCTGCTCGGTCCCTTGCTGGCGATCACGGTCTATTCCCTCAGTGACCAGCTGCAGCGTGGTGAACCGCCGCGCTTCCGGCGCAGCGTGCGGGCTGTCGCGGCGACAGTCGGCAGTGCGGCAGTCTTCATGGTGGTGCTGACCATCGTCTTCCTGGTCTGGGCGCGGGCGGCATCAATGGTGCACGTGTTCTTTCCCTCCGAGGGTGCAACGGCTGCTCGTGACCTGTGGATTTTTCTTGGTGTGGGCACATCGGTGGGAGCGGTGTTTGCGGCGATCGTGTTCCTGGCGAGCGCCGTGTCCTTGCCGATGCTGCTCGACAAGCAGGCCGACGCCATCACCTGCGTGCTGACCAGCGTCAATGCGGTATTGCGCAACAAGCCGGTGATGTTCTTCTGGGCGGCATTGATTGTCGCGGGCGTGTTGCTCGGTACGCTGACCCTGTTCGTCGGCTTCGTCGTCATCCTGCCGGTCATTGGTCATGCCAGCTGGCATGCCTACCGGGACTGCATTGATGCATCACAGTGGCCGCCGCGAGATCGCCCGCCAGCGTAGGCATCGAATCCGTCACGTGACAGCCTTGCGTGCTGCCCGCTACCTGTCCCGCGGGTCGAGGCAAGATGCAGATCATTCACCGATGCGATGGGCGGCGCGACCGGGGCGAGCGCCTGCTATTCCTCATCCACCTGCTTGTCGAGGCGCGGCAGCACGAACTCGGTCGACTCGAAGGCCTCGCCCGGATCGAAAATGATTTCCCGGCCGTGCTCGGCGGGATTGCCCCAGCCGTTCTCGTAACTGACCCGGATGATGATGGTCAGCGGCGCCGCCTGCGGGCGACTCCGGCAGGCTTCGACGCTGAAGCGGCCACCCGGGTCGGTTGCGAAGTCGGCATGCTGCAGGCGGGTCTCGGGGTCTGCATCGTCGCCCGGGTAGCTGCATTGCCAGTCGACCTTGCCGGCCAGCGGGTAGTCGTTGTCATTGCGAATGACGATGTCACCGGCCGCGGCGGTTGCGGCAAAGCCGGCGAGAAGCGCAAGGCTGATGATGTTCTTCATGGTGCCACTCCTCGAAGCGCGAGCCTCTTGCAAGTCTAGACCTCCTGCGCCTGGCGTTCGGAAATTTTCCCGCATCGGGCTATCATCGCAGCGGCATCGAGCAGGAGGCAGGGAACGGCATGACGGCAGCATCGACGTTGCGCCAGTACGCGGCGGTCACCGGCGCATACTGGGCATTCACGATCACCGACGGCGCGCTGCGCATGCTGGTGCTGCTGTACTTCTACACGCGTGGCTATTCGGCGCTGGAAGTTGCATCGCTGTTCCTGCTGTATGAATTCTTCGGCATCGTGACCAATCTTTTCGGTGGCTGGCTGGGTGCGCGCATCGGTCTTGCGCGAGCGCTGCACCTGGGTATGTTGCTGCAGGTTGTCGCGCTGCTGATGCTGACTGCGCCCGAGGCCTGGCTGACGGTGCCCTATGTCATGGTTTCCCAGGCCTTGTCAGGCATTGCCAAGGACCTGAGCAAGACCAGCGCCAAGAGTTCCGTCAAGCTGCTGGTGCCGGATTCCGACCAGGCGGGATTGTTTAAGTGGATTGCGGTACTGACCGGCTCGAAGAACGCCTTGAAGGGCCTCGGGTATTTCCTTGGCAGTATCAT
This genomic interval carries:
- a CDS encoding GGDEF domain-containing protein; translation: MDRGLKNVLAQKDFRMAATMALSALGVLILLPFSLNNFMQGRIGLGFGSLFIVAILGYNAWSIRRGRFPVRLTLFGLVPIVVVYLFFSISTQGVIGVLWCYPAIFSFYMMLPERHAWFANALLVIMAVPTAGQVLDESLVVRVAATLFAASLFAIIFLRVIASQQKKLHDIAVTDSLTGLYNRALLQDDLARAIEQHRRTSVPMALLALDLDHFKSINDRFGHDAGDKVLVGTATLLKQRLRSSDRIYRTGGEEFLILLHDTNTQQAGSVAEELRLAVSNAQLLDQHTVTTSIGVAMRQADELWTDWLRRADARLYEAKEAGRNCVAG
- a CDS encoding DUF2189 domain-containing protein, which gives rise to MTHPDTDTLPFVAPCRRLDLRAPLAWLQLGWRDFRNSEGRSAAFGIAMVLVSWMVSGLAWYFGNLGLLLGMMSGFVLLGPLLAITVYSLSDQLQRGEPPRFRRSVRAVAATVGSAAVFMVVLTIVFLVWARAASMVHVFFPSEGATAARDLWIFLGVGTSVGAVFAAIVFLASAVSLPMLLDKQADAITCVLTSVNAVLRNKPVMFFWAALIVAGVLLGTLTLFVGFVVILPVIGHASWHAYRDCIDASQWPPRDRPPA